In one Limosilactobacillus oris genomic region, the following are encoded:
- a CDS encoding IS66 family transposase zinc-finger binding domain-containing protein has product MSKSLVEENRELKQQIKALKDQVNKLTAIIKLQQNQMFGKKTEVIESVVDGQQSLFSDDELAQLQDSNVSITEVIEKQKKQVVRHRKAKVSGQRTAFLDRLPQVDKTIHLTNEDCPKCHEQMKKIGNHLYSREVRLKPAELYCVNLYQESYKCNDCDEDGKDIIISHLWPRNDESIADKMEGNIVFKKAKENRLAFNGNQHLHSTK; this is encoded by the coding sequence ATGAGTAAGAGTTTAGTAGAGGAGAATCGAGAGCTTAAGCAGCAAATCAAGGCTTTAAAGGACCAGGTTAATAAGTTGACAGCGATTATTAAGCTTCAACAAAACCAAATGTTTGGGAAAAAAACTGAAGTAATTGAGTCCGTAGTTGATGGTCAGCAATCACTGTTTAGTGATGATGAACTAGCTCAGCTGCAAGATTCTAATGTTTCAATCACGGAAGTGATTGAAAAGCAGAAAAAACAAGTGGTGCGTCATCGGAAAGCCAAGGTTTCTGGTCAGCGGACCGCTTTTTTGGATAGGTTACCTCAAGTAGATAAGACGATTCATTTAACTAATGAGGATTGTCCAAAGTGCCATGAACAGATGAAAAAGATTGGTAATCATTTGTATAGCCGTGAAGTCCGGCTGAAGCCAGCCGAGTTATATTGTGTGAATTTATACCAAGAAAGCTATAAGTGTAATGACTGTGACGAAGATGGTAAAGATATCATCATTTCACATTTGTGGCCGCGTAATGATGAAAGCATTGCTGATAAAATGGAAGGTAATATCGTCTTCAAAAAAGCCAAGGAGAATAGGTTGGCTTTTAATGGCAATCAACATCTGCACTCAACGAAATAA
- the guaA gene encoding glutamine-hydrolyzing GMP synthase codes for MANINLDAFDKIIVLDFGSQYNQLITRRLRDFGVYSELLSHKITADEIKQINPKGIIFSGGPNSVYDEGAFKVDPEIFKLGIPILGICYGMQLMAYDLGGKVENANNSEYGRADIEVVDDDAVVFKGLPKKQYVWMSHGDLVTQAPAGFTVTATSKNCPISAIADNERKFYGIQFHAEVRNSEYGLDILRRFAFDVCGAKDNWTMDDFINLQVEHIRKEVGDKKVILGLSGGVDSSVTAVLIHKAIGDQLTCIFVDHGLLRKNEADQVMKALNKDLGVNIVKVDAADRFLGKLAGVTDPEQKRKIIGKEFIEVFNEEAKKIPDADFLAQGTLYTDVIESGTDTAQTIKSHHNVGGLPKKLGFKLIEPLRKLFKDETRELGEKLGIPHELVWRQPFPGPGLGIRVIGEITPEKLEIVRESDAILREEIKKAGLDEKIWQYFTVLPGIRSVGVMGDGRTYDYAVAIRAVTSIDGMTADFAKIPWDVLQKISVRIVNEVDHVNRILYDVTSKPPSTIEYE; via the coding sequence GTGGCAAACATCAATTTAGATGCTTTTGACAAGATTATCGTCCTGGACTTCGGTAGTCAGTACAACCAGCTGATTACCCGCCGCCTGCGTGATTTTGGGGTCTATTCCGAACTCCTGTCACACAAGATTACAGCGGACGAAATCAAGCAGATCAACCCTAAGGGAATCATTTTCTCCGGTGGCCCTAACAGTGTATACGACGAAGGAGCCTTTAAGGTTGATCCAGAGATCTTCAAACTGGGGATTCCGATTCTTGGTATCTGTTACGGGATGCAGCTGATGGCCTATGATTTAGGTGGCAAGGTCGAAAATGCCAATAATTCTGAATACGGTCGGGCGGACATTGAGGTGGTCGATGATGACGCCGTCGTGTTTAAGGGCCTGCCGAAGAAACAGTATGTTTGGATGAGCCACGGTGACCTGGTAACTCAAGCACCGGCTGGATTTACGGTAACGGCAACGAGTAAGAACTGCCCGATTTCAGCCATCGCGGATAATGAACGGAAATTCTACGGAATCCAATTCCACGCCGAAGTGCGCAACTCCGAGTACGGGTTGGACATCCTGCGCCGCTTTGCCTTTGATGTCTGTGGTGCGAAGGATAACTGGACGATGGACGATTTCATTAACTTGCAGGTGGAACACATTCGCAAGGAAGTCGGCGACAAGAAGGTTATCCTCGGCCTGTCTGGTGGGGTCGACTCCAGCGTGACGGCCGTGTTAATCCATAAGGCGATTGGTGACCAGCTGACGTGTATCTTCGTTGACCACGGTCTGTTGCGGAAGAACGAAGCAGACCAGGTCATGAAGGCATTGAACAAGGACCTCGGTGTGAACATCGTCAAGGTAGACGCTGCTGACCGCTTCCTGGGTAAGCTGGCAGGGGTGACCGATCCCGAACAAAAGCGGAAGATTATCGGCAAGGAATTTATTGAGGTCTTCAATGAAGAAGCTAAGAAGATTCCGGACGCGGACTTCCTGGCTCAGGGAACCCTGTATACTGACGTCATTGAATCCGGGACGGACACGGCCCAGACAATCAAGTCCCACCACAATGTTGGGGGCCTGCCGAAGAAGCTCGGCTTTAAGCTGATCGAACCGCTGCGCAAGCTCTTCAAGGATGAGACCCGTGAGCTGGGTGAAAAATTGGGGATTCCGCACGAACTGGTTTGGCGACAACCGTTTCCTGGTCCTGGTTTGGGAATCCGGGTGATTGGTGAAATCACGCCAGAGAAGTTGGAAATTGTTCGGGAATCAGATGCCATCCTGCGAGAAGAAATCAAGAAGGCCGGCCTGGATGAGAAAATTTGGCAATACTTCACCGTCCTGCCGGGCATTCGTTCCGTTGGGGTCATGGGTGATGGTCGGACATATGACTACGCCGTTGCCATCCGGGCTGTGACGTCGATTGACGGGATGACCGCGGACTTCGCCAAGATTCCGTGGGACGTCTTGCAAAAGATTTCCGTTCGGATCGTCAATGAAGTCGACCACGTTAACCGAATCTTGTACGACGTCACGAGTAAGCCGCCTTCGACAATCGAATACGAATGA
- a CDS encoding multicopper oxidase family protein has product MATEKLVDHYYYDEAAYDYHDGGYIPLVEPAVSQQPLRIPELLTPDKETTDDVYYTIVAQEGETQLLPGAKTKTWGYNTSLLGKTVVFKKGQTAHIHLVNKLPELTTFHWHGLAIPGPLEDGGCHAPVYPGQSRDISFKVDQPAALTWLHAHPCPSTAEQVWHGLAAAAIIQDDQEAQLPLPRNYGVDDLPIILQDRRFHENNQWDYRADYDPDGVAGPTPMINGTINPYFNVTTQRVRLRLLNGANRREFRLHFSDDLSFTQVAGDLSLLPHPVKMNRVLITCAERMEIIVDFGNYKPGDVVTLYSDDVPLVRFRVQSFTPDNRELPTTLFTTPDPAVTPGLPVHKVTLDGMDEEVAMNGKKFKMDRIDYQMRLGQVQLWDITNTDDAPGMIHPYHMHGTAFTVISRDGQTPHPNELGLKDTVAINPGEHVVIKVWYHVPGVFMYHCHIIEHEDGGMMAQIKVVDPANLDKKYQLMDHMTLMMAFAEERGVTMDDLWLGGMESYKKMGMEM; this is encoded by the coding sequence ATGGCAACGGAAAAATTAGTTGATCATTACTATTATGATGAAGCGGCGTATGACTATCATGATGGAGGTTACATCCCGTTAGTAGAACCGGCTGTTTCGCAACAACCACTACGGATTCCAGAATTGCTAACGCCGGACAAGGAAACCACTGACGATGTCTATTACACGATTGTTGCCCAGGAGGGGGAAACTCAGCTATTACCCGGAGCTAAAACCAAAACCTGGGGTTATAACACTAGTTTATTAGGGAAAACAGTGGTGTTTAAAAAGGGACAAACAGCCCACATCCACTTAGTTAATAAACTACCAGAATTAACAACTTTCCACTGGCACGGGTTAGCAATTCCTGGCCCGCTTGAGGATGGGGGCTGTCACGCTCCGGTTTACCCTGGTCAGAGTCGGGACATTAGCTTTAAGGTTGATCAACCAGCGGCCTTAACTTGGCTTCATGCCCATCCATGTCCGTCAACTGCCGAACAGGTTTGGCACGGATTAGCGGCGGCAGCGATTATTCAAGACGATCAAGAAGCCCAATTGCCACTCCCACGGAACTACGGTGTTGATGACCTTCCAATTATCCTGCAAGATCGGCGCTTTCACGAAAATAACCAATGGGATTACCGGGCAGACTATGATCCAGATGGGGTCGCAGGACCAACTCCAATGATTAACGGGACAATTAATCCTTATTTTAACGTTACTACTCAACGAGTTCGTCTTCGCCTGTTGAACGGTGCTAACCGACGGGAATTCCGGCTCCACTTTAGCGACGATCTGTCATTCACTCAGGTTGCAGGTGATTTAAGTTTACTTCCTCATCCAGTTAAGATGAACCGGGTCTTAATTACCTGTGCTGAACGAATGGAAATCATAGTTGATTTTGGTAACTATAAACCGGGCGATGTGGTAACTCTTTACTCCGATGATGTACCTTTGGTTCGCTTCCGGGTCCAGTCCTTTACTCCGGATAACCGAGAATTACCGACTACGCTCTTTACTACTCCGGACCCAGCAGTAACCCCAGGACTGCCGGTTCACAAGGTTACCTTAGATGGGATGGATGAGGAAGTGGCAATGAATGGTAAGAAGTTCAAGATGGATCGGATTGACTATCAAATGCGACTAGGTCAAGTTCAGTTGTGGGATATTACCAATACTGATGACGCTCCAGGAATGATCCACCCTTATCATATGCACGGTACGGCCTTTACGGTTATTTCCCGTGATGGTCAAACTCCTCACCCAAACGAGCTTGGTTTAAAGGATACGGTTGCCATTAATCCGGGAGAACATGTCGTAATCAAGGTTTGGTACCATGTTCCAGGAGTCTTCATGTACCACTGCCACATTATTGAACACGAAGATGGCGGAATGATGGCCCAAATTAAGGTTGTCGATCCAGCAAATCTAGATAAGAAATACCAGTTAATGGATCATATGACCTTAATGATGGCCTTTGCCGAGGAACGAGGCGTAACGATGGACGACCTTTGGCTTGGTGGAATGGAATCCTATAAAAAAATGGGGATGGAAATGTAA
- a CDS encoding IS30 family transposase produces the protein MTHLNDTMPTNLLATHRKYAHLTKEERVMIATLKSQGLSNRAIGRQLGVNHQTINNELKRGTVRQIRRQKFNGKTYDYPYYIYSYEAGQNIYLKCHQRSGRPRLYYRSKRFLQLADQLMLGEFDEHRYSPQAAIYKARDLMSDDSLIPKSVVTLYQWINDGVFRTSNLDLFEKTKRKHHQSHPQAKKCLGPNIAQRPQVADQRSEIGHWELDTIQGHKDGKNSVLLVMTDRFSRVNITRKITSKTAYAVNHFLLSCVRSLARMLTIAFLKQLLLIMVLNLVS, from the coding sequence ATGACGCACTTAAATGATACCATGCCCACTAACCTTTTGGCCACTCATCGCAAATATGCACACCTTACTAAAGAAGAGCGAGTGATGATTGCGACTTTAAAGTCGCAAGGACTTTCCAATCGCGCAATCGGTCGTCAATTAGGAGTGAACCACCAAACCATTAATAATGAGCTTAAACGTGGTACAGTTCGCCAAATTCGTCGTCAAAAATTCAATGGTAAGACTTACGATTACCCTTATTACATCTACAGTTATGAAGCTGGTCAGAATATTTATCTTAAATGCCACCAACGGTCCGGTCGTCCTCGTTTATATTACCGCTCAAAGCGTTTTTTACAATTGGCCGACCAATTAATGCTTGGTGAATTTGATGAGCATCGTTACTCTCCTCAAGCAGCTATTTATAAGGCACGTGATTTGATGAGTGATGATTCACTGATCCCTAAGTCTGTTGTGACTTTGTATCAGTGGATTAATGATGGTGTATTCCGTACGTCTAACTTGGACCTTTTTGAGAAAACTAAACGTAAACACCATCAATCTCATCCACAAGCCAAAAAGTGCTTAGGACCTAACATTGCTCAACGTCCACAGGTTGCGGACCAACGGTCCGAAATTGGTCATTGGGAACTAGACACTATTCAAGGTCATAAAGATGGCAAGAATAGCGTTCTTCTAGTAATGACTGATCGTTTTTCACGGGTTAATATTACGAGAAAAATTACCAGTAAAACTGCATATGCAGTGAATCATTTTTTGTTGAGTTGCGTCAGAAGCTTGGCAAGAATGCTTACTATCGCATTTTTAAAACAATTACTTCTGATAATGGTTCTGAATTTAGTGAGTTAA
- the tnpB gene encoding IS66 family insertion sequence element accessory protein TnpB (TnpB, as the term is used for proteins encoded by IS66 family insertion elements, is considered an accessory protein, since TnpC, encoded by a neighboring gene, is a DDE family transposase.), whose translation MLINWHDPDHVYLVCGKTDLRKGIDGLAMVIAENYGLELYDNSLFLFCGSRNDRFKGLLWDGEGFILLYKRFENGHLSWPRHSSEAKELLARQLDWLLKGLNPLPVRRIKAAQPGTFY comes from the coding sequence ATGCTCATTAACTGGCACGATCCAGACCATGTTTATCTAGTTTGCGGGAAAACTGATTTACGTAAAGGAATTGATGGGCTGGCGATGGTTATCGCGGAAAACTATGGACTAGAGTTATACGATAATTCTCTGTTCCTCTTTTGTGGGTCACGTAATGATCGGTTCAAAGGGTTACTTTGGGACGGTGAAGGCTTTATTTTACTCTATAAGCGTTTTGAGAATGGTCATTTGAGCTGGCCAAGACATAGTAGTGAAGCTAAAGAGTTATTAGCTAGGCAATTGGATTGGTTATTGAAAGGATTAAACCCGTTGCCAGTTCGTCGGATCAAAGCAGCCCAACCAGGTACCTTTTATTGA